The sequence CCACGGACTCGGGCAGCGAGACGTCGAGGTCCAGGTCCTCCATCTCGTCGAGCCCGCCGCCCAGGCGGTACGCGTCCACGTGCACCAGGGGCGGCCCGTCGCCCAGCGAGGGATGCACCCGGGCGATCACGAAGGTCGGCGAGGTCACGGCCCCGCGCACGCCCAGGCCCTCGCCGAGGCCGCGGGTCAGCGTGGTCTTGCCCGCGCCCAGCTCCCCGGTCAGCAGCACGAGGTCGCCGGGGCGCAGCAGGCCTGCGATCCTGCGGCCCAGGTCCCGCATCGCGTCGGGGGAGCCGATGGTGACGACGGTCTCGGTGGGGAACCCGGTCTCAGGCGCCGGTGCCGGGCTGCGCTGTGCTTCCAGCGGTACTTCTTCCATGTCCGCCAACGTTAGTCGCTGCGGGCACCACCCCCGTGCGCGCCAGCAGATCGGTCAGCAGCCCGGTCACGGTCTCGGGCTGCTCCAGCATCATCAGGTGCCCGGCGGTCTCCAGGACGGCCAGTTCGGCGCCCGGCAGCGCCTCCTTGATGGCCTCGCTGTGCGCGAGCGGGGTGATCATGTCCCGGGCCCCGGCGATGACGGTGACGGGGATGTCCGCGAACCGCTGGAGCGCGGCGGTCTTGTCGTGGGCCTGGAAGGCCGGGTAGAACTCGGCGACCACGTCGATCGGGGTGGCCTCGATGAGCCGTTCCGCGAAGCGGGCGATGGCCGGGTCCACGTCCCGGGAGCCGAACGAGTACATCTTGATCATGCCGGCGAAGAGGTCGGCGGTGGCCCTGCGCCCCTTCTCGACGAGTTCGACCTGCGAGCCGAGGGCCTTGAGCACGCCCGGCAGGAGCCTGCGTACGGCGCCCACGCCGACGGACGGGAGCCCGTACGTCACCTCGCCGAGGCTGCCGCTGGACGTGCCGACCAGGGCCACGCCGACGACGCGCTCGCGCACGAGGTCGGGGAACTGCTCGGCCAGTCCCATGATGGTCATACCGCCCATCGAGTGACCCACCAGGATCAGGGGGCCCTCGGGGGCGGCGGCGTCGATGACGGCCTTCAGGTCGCGGCCGAGGTGTTCGATGGTGACCGGTTCACCGTCCGCCTGGGCGATGCCGCGCGCGCTGCGGCCGTGGCTGCGCTGGTCCCAGTACACGGAACGGACCACTCCGCGCAGGGCGGCGCGCTGGAAGTGCCAGGAGTCCTGGCCGAGGCAGTAGCCGTGGCAGAAGACGACGGTGGCCGGGGGCGCGGACTTGCGCCTCAGGCGGCGCTTGGCCACGCCGTCGCCGGGCAGCTCGTCGACCTCGTAGTAGATCTCGGTGGCGTCCTCGGCCCGGCAGGTCCCCTCGGTGCCGCGCAGGGAGCCGTAGTCCCCTGCGGCGTCGAGCGCCAGGCGCGCCTCCCTGCGCATGCCGCGCCCCACGGTGATCCGCTCGACCGCGACACCGGCCGCGGCGCCCGCCGCCAGCACGCCGATGGCGGCGCCGGCCCAGCCGGCCTTGCGCCAGTTCTCGCTCACGCCGCCGCCCTCACTCCGCCTCAGCGGCCCAGGTACACCCGGGGCACGCGCCCTCCGATACGGGTGACGATCTCATACCCGATCGTGCCCGACGCCTCGGCCCAGTCCTCGGCGGTGGGTTCGCCGCGCCGGGCGTCCCCGAAGATCACGGCTTCGTCGCCGACCCGGGCGAGGTCCTCGCCCAAGTCGACCACGAACTGGTCCATGGCGACCCGTCCCGCGACGTGGCGGATCTTGCCGCCGACGAGGACGGGCCCGCGGCCCGACGCGTGCCGGGGGATGCCGTCGGCGTACCCGGCGGGGATGAGCGCGAGGTTCGTCCCGGTCTCGGTGACGTAGTGGTGTCCGTAGCTCACGCCGTGCCCGGCGGGGACGTTCTTGACCAGCGCGAGGGAGGCCTTCAGGGTCATCGCGGGGCGCAGGCCCAGCTGGGCCGGGGTGCCGAGCTCGGGCGCGGGCGAGACCCCGTAGACCGCCAGTCCGCAGCGGACCAGGTCGAAGTGGGACTCGGGGAGGGTGAGCGTCGCGGGCGAGTTGGCGATGTGCCGGACCTCGGGGTCGACGCCCTCCTTCTCGGCGTACGCGAGCATGTCGCGGAAGGCGGCGAGCTGGAGCTGGATCGACGGGTGCCCGGGCTCGTCGGCACAGGCGAAGTGCGACCAGACGCCGGTGACCTGGACGGTGCCCTCGGCCTGGGCGGCGACGGCCGCCCCGACGAGGTCCGCCCAGTCGGCGGGCTGACAGCCGTTGCGGCCGAGCCCGGTGTCGGCCTTGAGCTGGATGCGCGCGGTGCGGCCTGCGGCGCGGGCGGCGGCCCGTACCTCGTCCAGGGCCCACAGCCCGCTGACGGAGACGTCCAGATCGGCCTCGACGGCTTCCCGCCAGGGCCCGCCGGGGGTCCACAGCCAGCACATGATCCGGCCCTCGACCCCGGCGGCGCGCAGCGCGAGCGCCTCCTCGGGCGTGGCGGTCCCGAGCCATGCGGCCCCGGCCTCCTGGGCGGCCTTGGCGCAGGCCACGGCCCCGTGCCCGTAGGCGTTCGCCTTGACCACGGCCATCAGTGCGGCCCGGGGCGCCCGCTCGCGCAGTGCGCGCACGTTCTCCCGCACGGCGTCAAGATCGATCTCGGCGTACACGCGCGTCGGTGTCTCGTTCATCGCCCACAGTCTCTCAGACCCCGCGGTGTCCCTTGCGGGGCTTG comes from Streptomyces sp. NBC_01408 and encodes:
- the tsaE gene encoding tRNA (adenosine(37)-N6)-threonylcarbamoyltransferase complex ATPase subunit type 1 TsaE produces the protein MRDLGRRIAGLLRPGDLVLLTGELGAGKTTLTRGLGEGLGVRGAVTSPTFVIARVHPSLGDGPPLVHVDAYRLGGGLDEMEDLDLDVSLPESVVVVEWGDGKVEELSDDRLHVVIARAVGHEEVLDDVRQVSLRGVGARWSAGAGLDALAGVLSE
- a CDS encoding alpha/beta fold hydrolase, whose amino-acid sequence is MSENWRKAGWAGAAIGVLAAGAAAGVAVERITVGRGMRREARLALDAAGDYGSLRGTEGTCRAEDATEIYYEVDELPGDGVAKRRLRRKSAPPATVVFCHGYCLGQDSWHFQRAALRGVVRSVYWDQRSHGRSARGIAQADGEPVTIEHLGRDLKAVIDAAAPEGPLILVGHSMGGMTIMGLAEQFPDLVRERVVGVALVGTSSGSLGEVTYGLPSVGVGAVRRLLPGVLKALGSQVELVEKGRRATADLFAGMIKMYSFGSRDVDPAIARFAERLIEATPIDVVAEFYPAFQAHDKTAALQRFADIPVTVIAGARDMITPLAHSEAIKEALPGAELAVLETAGHLMMLEQPETVTGLLTDLLARTGVVPAATNVGGHGRSTAGSTAQPGTGA
- the alr gene encoding alanine racemase gives rise to the protein MNETPTRVYAEIDLDAVRENVRALRERAPRAALMAVVKANAYGHGAVACAKAAQEAGAAWLGTATPEEALALRAAGVEGRIMCWLWTPGGPWREAVEADLDVSVSGLWALDEVRAAARAAGRTARIQLKADTGLGRNGCQPADWADLVGAAVAAQAEGTVQVTGVWSHFACADEPGHPSIQLQLAAFRDMLAYAEKEGVDPEVRHIANSPATLTLPESHFDLVRCGLAVYGVSPAPELGTPAQLGLRPAMTLKASLALVKNVPAGHGVSYGHHYVTETGTNLALIPAGYADGIPRHASGRGPVLVGGKIRHVAGRVAMDQFVVDLGEDLARVGDEAVIFGDARRGEPTAEDWAEASGTIGYEIVTRIGGRVPRVYLGR